The Anaerolineales bacterium region AACCTTCCACGTTGAAGCCGTAGGTTTGTTGGAGCGCTTCATCAGTGGTCAAACCGTCTCGCAACGAGGTGAGCAGTTCGGCCATCTTCGCCTGCCCGTAGGTTTCGATGAGGAATTTCACCAAACTGTACGATTGGCTGTACGACAGATAGGCTTTGTCTGGCACTTCAGAAAACCCGGCGCTGAGCGAACGCACGGATAACAGATCGTTCGTCTTAATGGCATTATCCAATTGTTGTTGCGACGCTGAATCAAGTTCGCCTTCGCTGAAAACCGCCAGCCCCTCGTTCAACCACGTCGGCACATCGCCGAGGCATGAAAAGGTGAGATGCCCCACCAGCACGTGAGTCAATTCATGTACGATCGAGTCGCGTCCCCATTCGAGATCGTTTTGCGAGATGCCGAGGATGACAATGTCCTGATCTGGAAATGCCTGCCCGCCGGTCCACGACGGTTCGTAGAGGACGGCGTCGCGCAGGTCGTTGGTGCTGCTGTAGATGTAAATATCAATCGGCGCGTCGGCGGATAAGCCGGACTGCGTTTCGTTGAATTTCAAACCGTTTTGCGCGGCGTCGAGCAGGTCGTTGGCAAAGACACTATCGCCGCTGTACCAGTGGAAGTTGATCTGCCCTTTGTTGAGCGTTTTCCAATCGTGGGCGTTATCCAGCCAGACGGCGTTCTTCGTTTCGCTGACGGTTTCGACTCCGCTGGCGTCTGTCACATGCCAACGCCACCAGAGTTTTGCGCCGGGTGGAAGCGACCCGCTTTGGCGCATTTCCCATGTCCATTCCGCGTCCACGCTTTTGCCCGGTGTGAATTGCGGAAAGGCTTTGGCGACCACTTCGCCGCAGGTTTCCTGTTCGTTGCCGTATTCCAGCACGATGGATTGAATCTCTGCGCCGCTGGTGATGTTTGCGCGGAAGGTGGCAGCGTTCGGGAAGTCGAATTCGACCTCGTTGTTCGCGAAGTCCGCTGAGGAGGCGGCGAGCGCCGAAGCGGGGAGGAGCAGGCTGACCGTGAGAAGAAGCGTGAGGATTTTTGTCCGCATAGATGATCTCCGTTGACGATTTCCGCAAGTGTATCACGCGTTCGGTTGTTACCTTCCAAACACTTATCAGATGATAGGTTAGTTTGACGCTCCCTATCCTTGCATGTATAATTCTTCAATCTCCCAATGGGGAGATTTTATTGAGGCAAAAATGGCTTTGCGCGGCAACTTGCGCGATTTCACGATCACGCAACTTCTCAATTTGATCAACCTTGCACGCAAGACCGGCACGTTGGTGGTGGATGGGCCGGGCGAGCAAGCGCATGTTTCTTTCCGCGAGGGAAAGCTTGCGTATGCGCGCGTCGGGCGGGACGATGGAAGCCTCGCGGCGGTGTTGCATAAAGCCAACAAATTGACAGTGAACCAATATCGCGCCATCGTCGAGCGCGCCGGCAAGATCAACGATAAGGAACTTGGGTTGTTGTTGATCAACGCCGGTTATCTTTCGCAAGAGGAAATTCTTGCGAACCTGCAATCGTATTTTACTGACAGCATCCGGCGTTTGTTCACATGGGTGGAAGGTTTTTTTCGTTTTGAAAATGAGATGATGCCGCCCGACGACCGCATCAACGTGCGACTCGATCTGGAAAACATCATTATCGAAGGCTCGCGTCAGTTGCGCGAGTGGGAACAGTTGCAAGATGAAATCCCTAGCCTCGACATGGCGTTGAAGTTCACCGACCGACCGTTGAAGAACGTGAACCTGAGCGTGGAAGAGTGGCGCGTGGTTTCATACATCAATCCGAAAAACTCGATGAAGCAGATCGCACAGACGAATAAGATGAACGATCTCGAGGTGCGGCGTATCGTCTATGGCTTGTTGCAGGCTGGTCTAATCGAGATTGTTCGTCCCGAAGGGATGGTTGTGCCGCAAAGCCCGAAGATGTTCCCCACGCAGGATAAAGAGGAACAGAAGTCATTGGTCAATAAATTAATTGGGCGTATTCGCTCGCTCTAATCGCACAGGCGAAAGGGATCAGAAATTATGCAAACGGTCAAAATGGTTGTCACGGGACCTTTCAGCGCTGGCAAGACGGAGTTCATCCAGTCTGTCAGCGAAATTGATGTTGTCTCGACGGAGCGCAAGATCTCGAGCGCGGCGGAACGCTCCGTCAAAGAAGCCACCACGGTCGCGATGGACTTTGGGCGTATCACCGTGAACGACGATCTTGTTCTATATTTATTCGGCACGCCGGGGCAAAAACGATTTGACTTCATGTGGGAGATTCTCTCGGAGGGGATGCTGGGCTTCATCGTGATGGTGGATAGCACCCGCCCCGAAACCTTCCGCGAAGCGCGTTCCATCCTCGAAACGTTCCGCGCCTATGCGCCGACGCCGTATGTGGTCGCGGCGAACAAGCAGGATATGGAAGATTCGTGGGACTTGGAAGATATGCGCCACGCGTTGAGACTCGACGGCAAAACGAAACTTCTGCCCTGCATCGCCACCGACAAGGAGAAAGTCAAGTCCATTTTGGTCGAACTTTTGTATAGCGTTTTGGGCGAGTTGAAATAGACCTACCTCATAGCGCGTCGCGCCACATGGGCGGAAGTATCCACTATCCACCCAAGCGAACAAATCTGCCTTTTGAATTCATCCTGTTTGTAAAAGTGCGACGCGC contains the following coding sequences:
- a CDS encoding peptidase MA family metallohydrolase, which codes for MRTKILTLLLTVSLLLPASALAASSADFANNEVEFDFPNAATFRANITSGAEIQSIVLEYGNEQETCGEVVAKAFPQFTPGKSVDAEWTWEMRQSGSLPPGAKLWWRWHVTDASGVETVSETKNAVWLDNAHDWKTLNKGQINFHWYSGDSVFANDLLDAAQNGLKFNETQSGLSADAPIDIYIYSSTNDLRDAVLYEPSWTGGQAFPDQDIVILGISQNDLEWGRDSIVHELTHVLVGHLTFSCLGDVPTWLNEGLAVFSEGELDSASQQQLDNAIKTNDLLSVRSLSAGFSEVPDKAYLSYSQSYSLVKFLIETYGQAKMAELLTSLRDGLTTDEALQQTYGFNVEGLEDGWRAAIGAQPRAVSAQPTAQPTPTYVPTIVPVSGVQFSGGQTTPIPTSSFNQQATPESPPERTGPPLSLTLILLGFCCLFLLLIGVVVLGFIVRRGNQNAGGQNG
- a CDS encoding DUF4388 domain-containing protein, with product MYNSSISQWGDFIEAKMALRGNLRDFTITQLLNLINLARKTGTLVVDGPGEQAHVSFREGKLAYARVGRDDGSLAAVLHKANKLTVNQYRAIVERAGKINDKELGLLLINAGYLSQEEILANLQSYFTDSIRRLFTWVEGFFRFENEMMPPDDRINVRLDLENIIIEGSRQLREWEQLQDEIPSLDMALKFTDRPLKNVNLSVEEWRVVSYINPKNSMKQIAQTNKMNDLEVRRIVYGLLQAGLIEIVRPEGMVVPQSPKMFPTQDKEEQKSLVNKLIGRIRSL
- a CDS encoding ATP/GTP-binding protein, encoding MQTVKMVVTGPFSAGKTEFIQSVSEIDVVSTERKISSAAERSVKEATTVAMDFGRITVNDDLVLYLFGTPGQKRFDFMWEILSEGMLGFIVMVDSTRPETFREARSILETFRAYAPTPYVVAANKQDMEDSWDLEDMRHALRLDGKTKLLPCIATDKEKVKSILVELLYSVLGELK